In Lachnospiraceae bacterium, the DNA window GACCATCCGCTATTCCAGGGTTATGGATGTGGATGATGACCTGATGGAGCAGTTAAAAACATCCGGATTAAAGGATATTGCGGTTTTAGGGCTTTCTGAACTGATCCCGGCTGCAAAAAAAGTATTAAAAGACAGAGGCTTTGACATTGGGCCGCTGCGCAGTCTTATTGAAGAAGTAGTAGATGAAGAAAAAATACGAAATTCCGAAAAAGAGCTGTATGTAGTTACCTATTCTTTAAGTGACAGAAAGCCTATGGTAGTTAATGTAAAAGAAGTGCCGGAAGGCGAGATCGCAGATATGCTTATGGCAAGTGCTTATTTGATCGGCTTCAGGCGGGAAAAACTGGCAGGCAAGTATTATATGGACGGTGGCGGAGTAAATAATGTACCCATAGATGTGCTTATGGAAAAGGGGTACAAGGATATCCTGGTCTTCCGCATTTACGGATATGGTGTTGATACAGAACGTCATTTAAAAGTTCCTGATGACATCCATCTTTACCATGTAGCTCCCAGACAGGATTTAGGCGGACTTTTGGAGTTTGACAGAAGGCGGGCGAGGAAAAACATGGTCCTTGGCTATTTTGATGCTAAACGGATGCTTTACGGTCTGGAAGGAAGGGCTTTTTATCTGGATGCCCCGGAAAGCGAGATCTATTATTTTAACCGGCTTTTAGCAGAGGCCCCGGAATTACTGGCAGATATCTGGCCGGAACTTTCAAAAACAGAGCTTTTTACGGCTCAGATGGCCTCCTGCCGCAGATATACAGAAGAGTGGTTTCCCAAGCTGGCAAGGGCATTGCATTTAAAAGATGACTGGGATTATAAGGAGTTATATTTAAGTCTTTTAGAGCACCTGGCAAGACAATATAAGATCAGCCGTTTTAAAATTTATACCCCTCAGGAGTTGCTTCTTATTATTCAGAGAAAAAGAAAAAGGATTTTTCTTGACAGATAAAAACACGAGTGGTATATTATGCATAAAAGTTGCATAAATATTAATTTGCAAACATTAAAAAACACTTCAAAAGAGGAAAAAACTATGAATTTAAAGGGAAGAAATTTTTTGACACTGAAAGATTATACAGAAGAAGAAATCACATATCTTTTAGATCTGGCTGCAGAACTTAAGGAAAAGAAGAAAAAAGGAATTTTAGTAGATACCTTAAAGGGCAAAAATGTAGCTCTTATCTTTGAAAAGACCAGTACCAGAACAAGATGTGCCTTTGAAGTGGCAGCCCATGATCTGGGAATGGGTTCTACTTATCTGGATCCTTCAGGCTCCCAGATCGGTAAAAAAGAAAGCATCGCTGATACAGCAAGGGTGTTAGGTCGTATGTATGAAGGAATTGAGTACAGAGGCTTTGGACAGGAGATCGTAGAAGAGCTGGCTAAATATGCAGGTGTACCTGTATGGAACGGTCTGACGAACGAGGATCACCCAACCCAGATGTTAGCTGACCTTTTAACCATCAGAGAGCATTTAGGACACCTTAAGGGAGTTAAGCTTGTGTATATGGGCGATGCGCGCTATAATATGGGTAACTCCCTGATGATCGCCTGTGCAAAAATGGGTATGCATTTTGTTGCCTGCGCTCCAAAGAAGTATTTCCCTGATGAAGCGTTAGTAAAAGAATGCCAGGAATTTGCAGCTGTCAGCGGTGCTACCATTACTCTTACTGAAGATGTGGCAGAGGCTGTTAAGGGAGCAGATGTTATTGATACAGACGTATGGGTATCCATGGGTGAGCCGGATGAAGTATGGGCAGAACGTATTAAAGACCTGACTCCTTACAAGGTAACAAAAGAAGTAATGGATGCAGCTGGTCCACAGGCCATTTTCCTTCACTGTCTGCCATCTTTCCATGATTTAAAGACCAAGATCGGTAAGGAAATGGGAGAACGTTTTGGTGTATCAGAACTGGAAGTAACAGATGAAGTATTTGAATCCAGCCAGTCAGTTGTATTTGATGAGGCTGAGAACAGGATGCACACCATCAAGGCAGTTATGTTGGCTACTTTAAGCGAATAACACTGAAAGAAGCATCCTGGAAAACAGGAGATTGGGATATGCAGGGCCAGAGAGGAAGAAATGAGCGCCGGGCCGGGGTTTTTCTGGATGTGGCGCACTTGATCCTGGGAATCGCAATTGTGATCTTTGCAGTGCTGTCATTTTTTGATCCAGAGGGAAATGAGATGCTTTTCCCTCTGGTATTTTTACTGGCAGCCTTGTTAAATGGAATAAACGGAGTCTTTGAGCTTAAGACCTGCGGCAGGGATAAGAAACGTTTCCGTATGGGAGTGTTTCAGTTGGTACTGTGCGCAGGCCTTGGGCTTATTGGCGTGTTAAGCGCTCTCAGTTTATGGATTTAAAGGCTTTAATGTCCTCTAAGATTATAATTTAAGATCATATTTGAGATTACATGTACATGACGTACAGGATTAAGGAAAATTAAACGTAATGAAAGCAGAGATATTAAAAATATTAAAAAAAGCAGAGGGATATGTATCCGGTCAGCAGTTGTGTGAACAGTTAGGCGTGTCCCGGACTGCTGTGTGGAAAGCTATCCGCCAGCTGGAAGAAGAAGGATATGTAATAGAAGCAGTGCGCAATAAAGGCTACCGTCTGGTAGAAGATGCTGATGTGCTTACAGTAGCCGAACTGCGTTCTGTTCTTGATACAAAGTGGCTTGGACAGGAAGTAGATTATTTTTACGAAACAGATTCTACTAACAACCGTGCAAGGGATGCAGCAGAAAAAGGAGCTTCTCATGGCTATCTTGCAGTAGCAGACAGCCAGACAGCAGGAAAGGGACGCAGAGGCAGAGTGTGGAATTCTCCGCATGGAACCGATATTTTTATGAGTTTTCTCATGCGTCCGTCATTTGGACCGTCCCAGGCGTCCATGCTGACTTTAGTAGCAGGAATGGCAGTCGTAAAAGGCGTACAGAAAGCCACCGGGCTGAATGCTATGATCAAATGGCCAAATGACGCTGTGGTAAATGGAAAAAAGATCTGCGGTATTTTAACAGAGATGAGTACAGAAGAAGATACCATCCGTTATGTGGTTGTAGGGATCGGCATCAATGTAAATGCCAGAGAGTTTCCGGAAGAGATCAGGGATAAGGCAACTTCTTTGAAACTGGAACTGGGAAGAAGCGTAAAAAGAAGTGAAGTCATCCAGGCTGTGGCTGAAAGCTTTGAAGAATATTATGCAGTTTATGAAAAGACCTGTGATATGTCAGGGCTTCAGGCTGCATACAATGAAATGCTTGCAAATATGGATAAAGAGGTTTGTGTACTGGATCCCAGGGGAGAATACCGGGGAAAAGCCCTGGGGATCGATGAAGAGGGGTGTCTTTTAGTAGAAAAAGAAAATGGGGAATTGATCCATGTCCTTTCAGGAGAAGTATCTGTGCGGGGAATCTATGGATATGTATAAAGCTTCGCAGCATCACACAGAAAAAACACATTCCCAGGGTCTGCATTTTTATGATGATCTGCAGATAATAGAACATGAGGATGAGCCTTTAAACAGGGCAGAACGTCTGAAAGCAGTGGAAAAGCCTCTCCTTGCCTGGTATCATTCCAGAGCTAGAAGTCTTCCCTGGAGAGATGATCCAAAACCATACAGAGTGTGGATCTCTGAGATCATGCTCCAGCAGACCAGGGTAGAGGCGGTAAAACCATATTTCGAACGGTTTATGGCTGCGTTTCCGGACATAAAGGCGCTGGCAGAAGCAGATGATGACTATCTCATGAAAATGTGGGAGGGATTAGGTTATTATAACCGGGCGAGAAACTTAAAGGCTGCGGCGATCATGGTCATGGAAGAATTTTGCGGTCAGATCCCGGCAGCAAAAGAAGAACTTTTAAAGCTTCCTGGGATCGGCAGTTATACAGCAGGTGCTATTTCTTCAATTGCCTACGGAGTCCCCAACCCGGCTGTAGACGGAAATGTACTCCGGGTGCTTTCAAGACTCTGGGGTGATACTTCTGATATTAAAAAGGCTTCTGTAAAAGCAGTTATGGAACAGGAGATTGCAGAAGTAATGCCGGAAAATGCAGCCAGCAGTTATAATCAGGGGCTGATCGAGATTGGCGCATTGGTGTGCATTCCTGGCGGCGAGCCAAAATGCAGTGAATGTCCTCTGGCATCTTTGTGCATTACAAAGAAAAGGGGACTTTGGAAAGAAATACCTGTAAGATCAGCACCTAAGCCAAGACGCATGGAAGAAAAGACCGTATTTTTGATAGAATGGAATGAGAAAGCAGCTATCCATAAACGTCCGCCCAAGGGGCTTCTGGCTTCGTTATATGAGCTTCCAAATACAGAAGGACATTTAACGGCAGATGAGGCAGTCTGGCAGGTGAAAAAATGGATCTGTGACAAAATGCAGACAGGACCAGAAGATCAGGGCGGATACGCTGCAATAATGGCTCATATGAAGGCTCTGCAGGTCGTGGCAGAACCAATAGGCGTGGCAAAACATGTATTTTCCCATGTTCAGTGGGATATGGTGGGATACAGAGTGAAGATCCTTTGTGAAAATAACGGGAATACAGAGGAACTTTTGGAAAACATTTCAGAGAATGAACATTTTTTTATGGTTGATAAGACAGCGTTAAAGGAAGAATATTCTGTTCCATCTGCCTTTGGCGCCTATATAAGACTCCTTGGATAAAACACAGAGAATATGGACACAATGAAAGCGAGGGATGCAGGGTGAAGAAAATGCTGTTTCTTTTTAATCCACGTTCCGGAAAGGAGCAGATCAAAGGACATCTGCTGCGGATCCTGGATATTTTTTCAAAAGCAGGGTATGATATCCGGGTACATGTGACCCAGTGCTCCAAAGACGCCCAGAAAACAGTGGAACATCAGGGAAAAAACGTAGACGTGATCGTCTGCAGCGGCGGTGACGGAACTTTAAATGAGACCATATCCGGAATGCTTAAACTAAAAAAGACCCCTCTTTTAGGCTATATCCCGGCTGGCTCCACGAATGATTTTGCCTCCAGTCTGAAGATCCCTAAAAATATGGAAAAAGCGGCACAGTCCATTGTGACTGGCGTGCCAGTCCTTGTGGATGCGGGACAGTTCTGTGTGGACCGGAGTTTTATTTATATTGCAGCTTTTGGGGCATTTACAGAAATATCTTACCAGACCCCTCAGGATAAGAAGAATCTTTTGGGACATCAGGCATATATGTTAGAAAGCGTAAAAAGCCTGGCATCCATTAAGCCTTATCATATGCGGGTAGAATGGGATAATAATGTGCTGGAAGAGGATTTTGTATTTGGAATGGTGACTAATACAAGAAGCGTAGGCGGATTTAAAGGGCTGGTGAATCAGTCGGTATCGTTAAATGACGGCGTATTTGAAGTGCTCCTGATCCGTATGCCAAAGACACCGGCAGACTTAAGCAACATTATTTCATATATGTTCCTTGTGGAAGCCCCAAATGACTATGTATATAAATTCAAGGCTTCTTCTATCCGGTTCTTCTCGGAAAACAGTGTGGACTGGGTCTTAGATGGAGAATACGGCGGTGCCAGGACAGAGGTAGAGATCGAAAACCTGAAAGAAAGGATCCCTATTATTCTTTCGTCTAAAATGTGATTAAACCGTGTTGCAGTTCAGCCAGCATACATCTTCTTGTTTCCATATTCATGAAAACAAGAAGCATGGCTAATAGTTGAAAAACTTGTCGATTAATGTTGAAAAAAAATTAAAACTGGTATATAATGATAAGTTGTGGGAGTATCCACGTTTACCTTTAAGCGAAAGGACGTTTATCATTGGAAAAGGACGATTTTTTAAAAAAGCTGGAAAAGCTGGTTGCCCATGCAAAATCCAAGCATAACACTGTGGATGCAGGTGAAATCAACGATTTCTTTGTAGGAGATAACCTGACACCAGAGCAGATGGATCAGATTTACAGTTACCTGGAGAACCGTAATATTGACGTAGTTCCCGTACTGGACGAAGCGATGTTAAATGCAGATCCTGCCCTGGATGATATTGATATTGATCTTGACTTGGATGATGACAGCTTTATGAAGGATGCGGAAGATGAGGATATCGATCTGGATGCCGTAGATCTTTTAGAGGGTATCGGAACAGAAGATCCGGTACGTATGTATTTAAAAGAGATCGGTACAGTACCTCTTCTTACAGCAGACGAAGAACTGGAGCTTGCACAGCGCAAGGCAGATGGGGATGAAGCTGCCAAAGAAAGACTGATCGAGGCAAACCTGCGTCTGGTTGTCAGCATTGCAAAGCGTTATACAGGCCGTGGAATGAGCTTTCTGGATCTGGTCCAGGAAGGAAACCTGGGACTGATCAAGGGCGTTGAAAAGTTTGATTATACAAAAGGCTATAAGTTAAGTACATATGCAACATGGTGGATCCGTCAGTCAGTGACCAGAGCGTTAGCTGATCAGGCAAGAACGATCCGTGTACCAGTGCATATGGTAGAGACCATTAATAAGATGTCAAAGATGCAGCGTAAGCTGACACTGGAACTGGGCTATGAGCCATCTGTTGCAGAACTGGCAGAGGCACTTGATATGACAGAGGATAAGGTTATGGAGATCATGCAGATCGCCAGAGAGCCAGCTTCCCTGGAGACACCTATCGGTGAGGAAGATGATTCCAACCTTGGTGATTTTGTTGCTGACAGCAATGTAGTGACTCCTGAGGGAAATGTAGAGTCTGTTATGTTAAGGGAACACATTGATGCACTTTTAGGAGATCTGAAAGAGAGAGAACGTCAGGTAATCGTACTTCGTTTTGGTCTGGAAGACGGACATCCAAGAACACTGGAAGAGGTTGGAAAAGAATTTAACGTAACAAGAGAGCGTATTCGTCAGATCGAAGCCAAAGCACTGCGCAAACTTCGCAATCCGGTAAGAAGCAAGAGGATCCGTGATTTCTTATAGAGATGGCTATTGCTGAAGATCCTTATACCATAGCAGGCAGCAGGGCGTTAAATAAAAAGAATAGTAAAAGGGCGGCTTTAAGGAGCGGTCCTTTTTCTAGTACATCATTTCGTAAATAACTGTACTAATCACGCAGGATACAGGAGGGCAAAAATGGCAGTACAGCAGCAGAAAGAAAATTATCAGAGGATACTGGATAAGACGATAGAACAGCTTGGAAAAGAAGGAAAAGTGCCAAGCCTTCTGCTGCATAGCTGCTGTGCACCATGCAGCAGCTATGTGCTGGAATATCTTTCTGAATATTTTAAGATCACAGTATTGTACTACAACCCCAATATTTCTCCAAAAGAGGAGTATGAAGCCAGAGTAAGGGAACAGAAACGCCTGATCGGGGAAATGGATTTTACTTATCCGGTAAGCTTCTTAGAAGGAAACTATGTTCCGGAAGATTTTTATGAAATGGCAAAAGGACATGAAAATGATAAAGAAGGGGGAGAACGCTGCTTTTTATGCTATGAAATGCGCCTGCGTGAAGCTGCAGAAGCAGCAAAAATGGGCAATTTCGATTATTTTACCACTACACTTTCTATCAGTCCTTTAAAGAATGCCCAGAAGTTAAACGAGATCGGTATACGTCTGGCAAAAGAATACGGCATAGCTTATCTTATGTCGGATTTCAAGAAAAAGAATGGATATAAGCGGTCTGTGGAACTGTCTGCAGAACATCATCTGTACAGGCAGGATTATTGCGGCTGTGTATTTTCAAAAAGGGAAGCAAAACTGCGGGATAGTATTAGCTTGACATCACCACTCAGATGTAATAAAATTTAATCATAAGATCCGGCGAAAAGCCTGGATCCGGCGTATAAAAATGCGATAAGGAGAGTATAATTATGATCAGCAAGAATTTAACAGTAGTTAATCCATCCGGTTTACATTTAAGACCAGCAGGTGTTTTATCCCAGACAGCTATGAAGTTTAAAAGTGACATCACTATCGTATCAGGTGAGAAGAAGATCGTTGCAAAAAGCGTATTAAACGTAATGGCAGCTGGTATCAAGTGCGGAACAGAGATCACTCTGATTTGCGATGGTGAGGATGAAGAAGAGGCTATGAAGACTGTCAGCCAGGCAATCGAGAGCGGCTTAGGTGAGATGTAATCCCTGCTTTTTGAAGTAGTAATTAAAATAACTAAGAAATAATATGAAGGAGCCACTCCTGGTGTTGGGGGTGGCTTTTTTATGTTAAAATGGTGCCCCTCCGCTATACTTAAGATATGAAAGTGAAAAATTAAGAAAATAAAGTGCGCGAAGCGGTTTAAATTGCACGAATAATACAAAAATAAAAGAAATAAATTCTATAATATTCAGATAAATCAACACAAAACATATAAAAAACTAATTATCAGACAATAATCCAAAAATCAATTATTTACAAATGAAAAAAATCGTAGTATTATCTGCTCAATAAAAAAGTGCTGATGCTTGTAAGTCATACCCCAACTGTGAAAGGATCCCCCCATATAGTCCTTTCCTGTGACTAAAGCTAAAAGGAAATCTTATTTTCCAAGGCACGTAAAGAAAGGAAGAACACTATGGACCCCAAACAGAAACTGCCGGGACTGTATGACCCTCGTTTTGAGCATGACAACTGCGGTATTGGCGCAGTTGCCAACATCAAAGGTATCAAAACACATAAAACAGTTGACCAGGCACTCCACATTGTAGAAAAC includes these proteins:
- a CDS encoding biotin--[acetyl-CoA-carboxylase] ligase → MKAEILKILKKAEGYVSGQQLCEQLGVSRTAVWKAIRQLEEEGYVIEAVRNKGYRLVEDADVLTVAELRSVLDTKWLGQEVDYFYETDSTNNRARDAAEKGASHGYLAVADSQTAGKGRRGRVWNSPHGTDIFMSFLMRPSFGPSQASMLTLVAGMAVVKGVQKATGLNAMIKWPNDAVVNGKKICGILTEMSTEEDTIRYVVVGIGINVNAREFPEEIRDKATSLKLELGRSVKRSEVIQAVAESFEEYYAVYEKTCDMSGLQAAYNEMLANMDKEVCVLDPRGEYRGKALGIDEEGCLLVEKENGELIHVLSGEVSVRGIYGYV
- the mutY gene encoding A/G-specific adenine glycosylase translates to MYKASQHHTEKTHSQGLHFYDDLQIIEHEDEPLNRAERLKAVEKPLLAWYHSRARSLPWRDDPKPYRVWISEIMLQQTRVEAVKPYFERFMAAFPDIKALAEADDDYLMKMWEGLGYYNRARNLKAAAIMVMEEFCGQIPAAKEELLKLPGIGSYTAGAISSIAYGVPNPAVDGNVLRVLSRLWGDTSDIKKASVKAVMEQEIAEVMPENAASSYNQGLIEIGALVCIPGGEPKCSECPLASLCITKKRGLWKEIPVRSAPKPRRMEEKTVFLIEWNEKAAIHKRPPKGLLASLYELPNTEGHLTADEAVWQVKKWICDKMQTGPEDQGGYAAIMAHMKALQVVAEPIGVAKHVFSHVQWDMVGYRVKILCENNGNTEELLENISENEHFFMVDKTALKEEYSVPSAFGAYIRLLG
- the rpoD gene encoding RNA polymerase sigma factor RpoD, with the translated sequence MEKDDFLKKLEKLVAHAKSKHNTVDAGEINDFFVGDNLTPEQMDQIYSYLENRNIDVVPVLDEAMLNADPALDDIDIDLDLDDDSFMKDAEDEDIDLDAVDLLEGIGTEDPVRMYLKEIGTVPLLTADEELELAQRKADGDEAAKERLIEANLRLVVSIAKRYTGRGMSFLDLVQEGNLGLIKGVEKFDYTKGYKLSTYATWWIRQSVTRALADQARTIRVPVHMVETINKMSKMQRKLTLELGYEPSVAELAEALDMTEDKVMEIMQIAREPASLETPIGEEDDSNLGDFVADSNVVTPEGNVESVMLREHIDALLGDLKERERQVIVLRFGLEDGHPRTLEEVGKEFNVTRERIRQIEAKALRKLRNPVRSKRIRDFL
- the argF gene encoding ornithine carbamoyltransferase; amino-acid sequence: MNLKGRNFLTLKDYTEEEITYLLDLAAELKEKKKKGILVDTLKGKNVALIFEKTSTRTRCAFEVAAHDLGMGSTYLDPSGSQIGKKESIADTARVLGRMYEGIEYRGFGQEIVEELAKYAGVPVWNGLTNEDHPTQMLADLLTIREHLGHLKGVKLVYMGDARYNMGNSLMIACAKMGMHFVACAPKKYFPDEALVKECQEFAAVSGATITLTEDVAEAVKGADVIDTDVWVSMGEPDEVWAERIKDLTPYKVTKEVMDAAGPQAIFLHCLPSFHDLKTKIGKEMGERFGVSELEVTDEVFESSQSVVFDEAENRMHTIKAVMLATLSE
- a CDS encoding epoxyqueuosine reductase QueH, with amino-acid sequence MAVQQQKENYQRILDKTIEQLGKEGKVPSLLLHSCCAPCSSYVLEYLSEYFKITVLYYNPNISPKEEYEARVREQKRLIGEMDFTYPVSFLEGNYVPEDFYEMAKGHENDKEGGERCFLCYEMRLREAAEAAKMGNFDYFTTTLSISPLKNAQKLNEIGIRLAKEYGIAYLMSDFKKKNGYKRSVELSAEHHLYRQDYCGCVFSKREAKLRDSISLTSPLRCNKI
- a CDS encoding patatin-like phospholipase family protein, whose amino-acid sequence is MELKLDINIEYGLVLEGGGAKGAYQIGAWKALKEAGIHIKGIAGTSVGALNGALIAMDDFEKAEKIWETIRYSRVMDVDDDLMEQLKTSGLKDIAVLGLSELIPAAKKVLKDRGFDIGPLRSLIEEVVDEEKIRNSEKELYVVTYSLSDRKPMVVNVKEVPEGEIADMLMASAYLIGFRREKLAGKYYMDGGGVNNVPIDVLMEKGYKDILVFRIYGYGVDTERHLKVPDDIHLYHVAPRQDLGGLLEFDRRRARKNMVLGYFDAKRMLYGLEGRAFYLDAPESEIYYFNRLLAEAPELLADIWPELSKTELFTAQMASCRRYTEEWFPKLARALHLKDDWDYKELYLSLLEHLARQYKISRFKIYTPQELLLIIQRKRKRIFLDR
- a CDS encoding HPr family phosphocarrier protein, translating into MISKNLTVVNPSGLHLRPAGVLSQTAMKFKSDITIVSGEKKIVAKSVLNVMAAGIKCGTEITLICDGEDEEEAMKTVSQAIESGLGEM
- a CDS encoding YegS/Rv2252/BmrU family lipid kinase codes for the protein MKKMLFLFNPRSGKEQIKGHLLRILDIFSKAGYDIRVHVTQCSKDAQKTVEHQGKNVDVIVCSGGDGTLNETISGMLKLKKTPLLGYIPAGSTNDFASSLKIPKNMEKAAQSIVTGVPVLVDAGQFCVDRSFIYIAAFGAFTEISYQTPQDKKNLLGHQAYMLESVKSLASIKPYHMRVEWDNNVLEEDFVFGMVTNTRSVGGFKGLVNQSVSLNDGVFEVLLIRMPKTPADLSNIISYMFLVEAPNDYVYKFKASSIRFFSENSVDWVLDGEYGGARTEVEIENLKERIPIILSSKM